One window of Chloroflexus aggregans DSM 9485 genomic DNA carries:
- a CDS encoding NAD(P)H-dependent oxidoreductase subunit E translates to MAAIELTVCRLCARSRPDLWQTLARLRANHPGELRVVELDCMAACDDVPAVMIDFDYFPRVTPQQLIELVQSRLREVKVE, encoded by the coding sequence ATGGCCGCTATTGAACTAACCGTCTGCCGGCTTTGTGCCCGCAGCCGACCTGATCTGTGGCAAACGCTAGCCCGCCTGCGCGCTAATCATCCCGGCGAACTGCGGGTTGTTGAGCTAGATTGTATGGCTGCGTGCGATGATGTGCCTGCGGTTATGATCGACTTCGATTATTTTCCGCGGGTCACTCCCCAACAACTGATCGAGTTGGTGCAGAGCAGGTTGCGCGAGGTAAAGGTTGAGTAG
- the purB gene encoding adenylosuccinate lyase, translating into MTNDMARLAALGPLDGRYRPDVAALAGFFSEAALFRYRVRVEVEYLIFLSRARGISFVPPLTTSQQAALRALYRQFGDDDALAIAEWDRRVNHDVKAVEYWLRERLTALGLTSHLEAIHFAITSEDVNNLAYALMVKEARELVMLPALEAILERLRQLADEEAATPMLARTHGQPATPTTFGKEMNVFFMRLRRAIADLMAIRITGKLNGASGVFAAHYAALPQVDWLKFSRAFVRSLELEPILLTTQIEPHDTLAALCDAFKRIGAILTDLSQDCWRYISDGYLVQAADAGEVGSSTMPHKVNPIDFENAEGNLAVAGTLLELFSRKLPVSRLQRDLSDSTVLRNLGLAFGYCLLAYQRLLRGLTKVAVDRSRLRRDLEAHPEVLAEAIQTILRREGFAQPYELLKDFTRGRALTAEELARFIASLPVSDAVRAELQALSPVAYIGLAVKLAQLRDEATVGNWL; encoded by the coding sequence ATGACGAACGATATGGCTCGCTTGGCTGCGCTCGGCCCGCTCGATGGCCGTTACCGTCCTGATGTGGCGGCACTGGCCGGCTTTTTTAGCGAGGCAGCACTCTTTCGGTATCGGGTCCGGGTCGAGGTTGAGTATCTTATTTTTTTGTCGCGTGCTCGCGGGATCAGTTTTGTGCCCCCGCTGACTACCTCACAACAGGCTGCCCTGCGTGCGTTGTATCGTCAGTTCGGCGACGATGATGCGTTAGCGATTGCCGAATGGGACCGGCGAGTAAATCACGATGTCAAGGCGGTTGAGTATTGGTTGCGCGAGCGTCTAACAGCACTTGGTCTAACATCCCATCTGGAAGCGATCCATTTCGCAATTACCTCCGAAGATGTCAATAATTTAGCCTACGCGCTGATGGTCAAGGAGGCGCGTGAGCTGGTGATGTTGCCCGCACTTGAAGCGATTCTCGAACGGTTACGCCAATTGGCCGATGAAGAAGCAGCGACGCCAATGCTGGCGCGTACCCATGGGCAGCCCGCCACCCCAACCACGTTCGGCAAAGAGATGAATGTGTTTTTCATGCGGTTACGACGGGCCATCGCCGATCTGATGGCTATCCGAATCACCGGTAAGTTGAACGGCGCCAGTGGTGTCTTTGCCGCTCATTATGCGGCGTTGCCGCAAGTTGACTGGTTGAAGTTTTCGCGTGCCTTTGTTCGCTCGCTTGAACTTGAGCCGATCTTGCTGACCACCCAGATTGAGCCACACGATACGCTCGCCGCCCTGTGTGATGCGTTCAAGCGGATTGGTGCGATTCTGACCGACCTGAGCCAGGATTGCTGGCGTTATATTAGTGATGGCTATCTGGTGCAGGCGGCCGATGCCGGTGAAGTCGGTTCTTCCACTATGCCGCACAAGGTAAACCCGATTGACTTTGAAAATGCCGAGGGGAATCTCGCTGTCGCCGGCACATTGCTCGAACTGTTTAGCCGTAAGTTGCCGGTGTCGCGCTTGCAACGCGATTTGTCCGATAGCACTGTCTTGCGTAACCTTGGGTTGGCCTTCGGCTATTGTCTCCTCGCCTATCAACGGTTGCTGCGCGGTCTGACGAAGGTAGCGGTAGACCGATCTCGGCTACGTCGCGACCTCGAGGCCCATCCTGAAGTGTTGGCCGAAGCGATCCAGACCATTCTCCGCCGTGAAGGGTTTGCGCAACCCTATGAGTTGCTGAAGGATTTTACGCGCGGACGAGCACTAACTGCCGAAGAATTGGCTCGCTTTATCGCGAGCTTGCCGGTGAGTGATGCTGTGCGTGCTGAGTTGCAGGCACTCTCTCCTGTCGCGTATATCGGGTTGGCTGTAAAGCTTGCCCAACTTCGCGATGAGGCGACCGTCGGTAACTGGCTGTAG
- a CDS encoding MarR family winged helix-turn-helix transcriptional regulator: MHEHDPRTHYTGAIDDIVRQITWQSQKQLLQTLSRPEINLTLPQMVTLFAIREAGVCRMSDLAEITQQSAGTLTGIVDRLIAERLVGRVRDVEDRRVVQVMLTRQGEQRLALVEAARRADMERILSRFSIDQLHHLEQLLQLLLDGINELIGERELTRHTNGQIDVSSISRNA, translated from the coding sequence ATGCACGAGCACGATCCGCGCACTCATTATACCGGTGCAATTGATGACATCGTTCGCCAAATCACGTGGCAGAGCCAGAAGCAGTTATTGCAAACCCTCAGCCGGCCTGAGATCAACCTTACGTTACCGCAGATGGTAACGCTCTTTGCCATTCGTGAAGCAGGGGTCTGCCGTATGAGTGATTTAGCCGAGATCACACAACAATCGGCGGGAACGCTCACCGGTATCGTGGATCGCCTGATTGCCGAACGTCTCGTTGGGCGAGTGCGCGATGTTGAAGATCGGCGGGTCGTGCAAGTGATGTTGACACGGCAAGGCGAACAACGGCTAGCACTCGTCGAAGCCGCGCGTCGTGCCGATATGGAACGGATTCTGTCGCGCTTTAGCATTGATCAGTTGCATCACCTCGAACAACTCCTCCAACTTCTGCTCGACGGAATTAATGAGTTAATCGGCGAGCGTGAACTCACCCGGCATACCAACGGTCAGATCGACGTATCTTCAATCAGCCGCAACGCCTAG
- a CDS encoding efflux RND transporter periplasmic adaptor subunit, which translates to MSESLRPRRRPNRLGWGIGILLVIGGLVAGFFWFNRNPSSTNPRLNYALTRPQRGPISAVVNASGTIQPQQVLDLTFTSSGLISEVLVKIGDTVSAGQPLARLDTRDLELRVEQSAAQLAQAQANLDRLRAGPTEADIAAADAQLAQAQAQLRQTMGNVTEQDLAAARAQVEQARANLERLLGGPKASEVIQAQAQVDQAIAALQSQRDSLSAAKTRAESQLFQAANTLRDRQAEYSRIYNDNREREQQLARFGQSLPQSALDNEAAALRAVQNAEEQMRQAQVAYEQAKQAEITGIAQAEAQVRSAQANLDRVLAGADRDQIAAARAQLAQAEANLNKLLGDQRAGSLAAAQAAVASAQANLQRVKAPPSDADLASAEAQVANARASLAQAQLALERATLVAPINGVVAEVNLEVGELYNAARPAIVLADLSGYYVDVTVDEIDVAQIAVGQQVILTLDALPNLELRGTVARINPLSTVQSGVTAYIVRIVTNDPPAAVRPGMSASADIIVAEKSEALVVPRRAIRAERGQFFVDVTADPGLCEVDIAQRPLQPVTQAIAVQLGLSNEQIIEITSGNLDENSCIYVPGIDARFNFFGGGPPPGVRNR; encoded by the coding sequence ATGAGTGAATCGTTACGTCCACGTCGCCGGCCAAACCGTCTTGGTTGGGGCATTGGTATCCTGCTTGTCATCGGTGGATTGGTCGCCGGCTTTTTTTGGTTTAACCGCAATCCATCGTCAACCAACCCACGACTGAACTATGCACTCACCCGCCCACAGCGAGGCCCGATTAGTGCGGTCGTCAACGCAAGCGGTACCATCCAGCCGCAACAAGTACTTGATTTGACATTTACCAGCAGTGGCCTGATCAGCGAGGTGCTGGTCAAGATTGGTGATACTGTCAGTGCCGGCCAGCCGTTAGCACGACTCGACACCCGCGATCTGGAATTACGGGTTGAGCAATCGGCTGCCCAACTAGCGCAGGCGCAAGCCAACCTCGACCGGCTACGTGCCGGCCCGACCGAAGCCGACATCGCTGCCGCCGATGCCCAACTGGCTCAGGCGCAAGCGCAGCTCCGGCAGACGATGGGGAATGTTACCGAACAAGATCTGGCCGCTGCGCGCGCCCAAGTTGAACAGGCCAGGGCAAACCTTGAACGGCTCCTCGGTGGGCCAAAAGCCAGTGAGGTCATCCAAGCACAAGCGCAAGTCGATCAAGCGATCGCCGCACTGCAATCACAACGCGATTCGTTGTCGGCGGCCAAGACGCGCGCCGAATCGCAGTTATTCCAGGCTGCCAATACCCTCCGCGACCGGCAAGCGGAGTATAGCCGCATCTACAACGACAACCGCGAACGCGAGCAACAATTGGCGCGATTTGGGCAATCGTTACCCCAATCGGCACTGGATAACGAGGCAGCAGCGCTGCGTGCTGTGCAGAATGCTGAGGAGCAAATGCGTCAAGCGCAGGTCGCCTACGAGCAGGCAAAGCAAGCCGAGATCACCGGTATTGCTCAAGCCGAGGCACAGGTGCGCAGTGCGCAGGCTAATCTTGATCGAGTATTGGCCGGAGCTGACCGCGATCAAATCGCGGCAGCACGAGCGCAGTTGGCGCAAGCCGAAGCGAATCTGAACAAATTACTCGGTGATCAACGGGCGGGAAGTTTGGCTGCCGCCCAAGCGGCTGTAGCGAGTGCTCAAGCCAATTTGCAACGGGTCAAAGCACCACCGAGCGATGCCGATCTGGCAAGTGCTGAAGCTCAAGTTGCCAACGCGCGGGCCAGTCTGGCCCAAGCCCAATTGGCCCTGGAACGAGCTACTCTGGTAGCACCGATCAATGGGGTGGTTGCCGAAGTAAATCTTGAAGTCGGTGAACTGTATAACGCCGCACGCCCGGCTATTGTCTTGGCCGATCTGAGCGGCTACTACGTCGATGTGACGGTTGATGAGATTGATGTCGCGCAGATTGCAGTCGGTCAACAGGTGATCTTGACCCTCGACGCACTTCCCAATCTTGAGTTGCGGGGAACGGTTGCCCGGATTAATCCACTCTCAACCGTTCAATCGGGGGTGACAGCATATATCGTCCGCATCGTGACCAACGATCCACCAGCAGCAGTGCGACCGGGTATGTCGGCCAGTGCCGATATTATTGTGGCGGAGAAGAGTGAGGCATTGGTTGTGCCGCGTCGCGCAATCCGTGCAGAACGCGGTCAATTCTTCGTCGATGTGACGGCCGATCCGGGGTTGTGCGAGGTCGATATTGCTCAACGGCCGTTGCAACCGGTCACGCAAGCGATTGCTGTGCAGCTTGGCCTTAGCAACGAGCAGATTATCGAGATCACTTCTGGGAATCTTGATGAAAATAGTTGTATCTATGTACCCGGCATCGATGCTCGCTTTAACTTCTTTGGGGGTGGGCCACCTCCCGGAGTACGGAATCGCTGA
- a CDS encoding ABC transporter permease, giving the protein MNIFEAIRIALNSLLANKLRAILTMLGIIIGVGAVIALLALGGAIQTLVTSELQGLGSNLVFLFPGTNDPENDRRVPPRLTNEDVAAIADPLNVPAVAAVCAEYSRRALTTYGGLSYNALIAGVSPTYPQVRNAQVAQGIFFDTRAVELRSREAVLGHRVAQRLFPNGEDPLGKRIRINGIGFQVIGVMAERGGSFASNEDDQIFVPITTAQERLFPPGQNTTRRVEVSVVYLQARDENSIESLIDQVTAVLRQRNGLTYQDNNFTIITQQDLVSSFATITGAITIFLGAIAAISLVVGGIGIMNIMLVSVTERTREIGLRKAVGARRNDIRLQFLVEATVLSLLGGLLGIGLGYVVSAIGTALLANFSPNARAEVSLNAILLATLTSIAVGIFFGLYPADRAARLDPIAALRYE; this is encoded by the coding sequence ATGAACATCTTTGAAGCGATCCGGATCGCCTTAAATAGCTTGCTGGCGAACAAACTGCGGGCCATTTTGACGATGCTCGGCATCATCATCGGAGTTGGTGCAGTTATCGCACTGCTCGCGTTGGGCGGTGCAATCCAAACGCTCGTCACCAGTGAGCTACAAGGTTTGGGAAGCAACCTGGTTTTCCTGTTTCCCGGTACCAATGATCCCGAAAACGACCGTCGCGTCCCGCCACGCCTGACGAACGAGGATGTGGCAGCGATTGCCGATCCACTCAACGTACCGGCAGTTGCCGCCGTCTGCGCTGAATATAGCCGACGAGCATTGACAACTTACGGTGGCCTGAGCTACAACGCTCTGATTGCCGGAGTAAGCCCGACCTATCCCCAAGTCCGTAATGCTCAAGTAGCGCAAGGTATTTTCTTCGACACACGGGCGGTCGAGCTACGATCACGGGAAGCGGTCCTCGGTCATCGGGTTGCCCAAAGACTCTTTCCCAACGGTGAAGACCCGCTTGGAAAACGGATTCGTATCAACGGGATCGGCTTTCAGGTGATCGGGGTGATGGCCGAGCGCGGTGGTAGTTTTGCCTCGAATGAAGACGATCAGATTTTTGTCCCGATTACGACCGCCCAAGAACGACTCTTCCCACCCGGTCAAAATACTACCCGCCGCGTTGAGGTATCGGTCGTTTATCTTCAAGCTCGCGATGAGAACAGCATCGAGTCGCTGATCGATCAAGTGACGGCGGTTCTCCGTCAACGCAACGGTCTGACGTACCAGGACAACAATTTCACGATCATCACCCAACAAGATCTGGTCAGTTCATTTGCCACAATCACCGGTGCCATTACCATCTTTCTCGGGGCAATTGCCGCGATCTCGTTGGTGGTGGGGGGGATCGGGATCATGAACATTATGTTGGTGAGTGTCACCGAGCGCACCCGTGAAATCGGGTTACGCAAAGCGGTTGGCGCACGGCGCAACGACATCCGCTTACAATTTCTCGTGGAGGCAACGGTGCTCAGTCTCCTGGGTGGGCTGCTCGGCATTGGGCTTGGTTATGTAGTCTCGGCTATCGGTACGGCTCTGCTCGCCAATTTTTCGCCCAATGCCCGCGCCGAGGTCAGCCTCAACGCCATTCTGCTTGCAACACTCACCTCAATTGCCGTCGGCATCTTCTTCGGCCTCTACCCGGCGGATCGGGCAGCGCGGCTTGATCCGATTGCAGCGTTGCGATACGAGTAG
- a CDS encoding NAD-dependent epimerase/dehydratase family protein, producing MRILITGSSGMIGTNLGLRLIEVGHQVFGIDRRVNPWTDRIPTLLQDLSIPQRDFRSGIGGAPYPPSDLVVHLAANAKVHDLVNEPYRALENINITYNVLEYCRTHDLPLIFASSREVYGDIHRYITEETRADFSFTESPYSASKIAGEALIYAYARCYGLRYIIFRFSNVYGRYDNDLSRMERVIPLFIHRIRRGEPVTVYGGDKVLDFTYIDDCIDGIMRGIVRLIHGEVVNRTINLAYGEGNTLIRAAELIGVALGRHPDIIVQPTKRVGEVSHYVADIRRARELLGYEPQVPLAEGIRRAVAWSTEYTRND from the coding sequence ATGCGTATCCTCATTACCGGCTCATCAGGCATGATCGGCACTAATCTCGGCCTACGCTTGATCGAGGTCGGTCATCAGGTGTTTGGCATTGACAGGCGTGTGAACCCATGGACCGATCGCATCCCCACCCTGTTACAAGATCTTTCCATACCACAGCGTGATTTTCGGTCCGGTATTGGCGGCGCACCATACCCCCCATCCGATTTGGTTGTCCATCTCGCCGCCAACGCTAAAGTGCATGATTTGGTCAACGAACCGTACCGCGCCCTGGAAAATATCAATATCACGTATAACGTCCTCGAATATTGTCGCACCCACGATCTCCCGCTCATCTTTGCCTCATCGCGTGAGGTTTACGGTGATATTCACCGTTACATCACCGAAGAGACGCGGGCCGATTTTAGCTTCACCGAAAGCCCGTATTCGGCCTCGAAGATTGCCGGTGAGGCGTTGATCTATGCGTATGCCCGTTGCTATGGGTTGCGCTACATCATTTTTCGCTTCTCAAACGTCTACGGTCGCTATGACAATGACCTATCGCGCATGGAGCGGGTTATTCCACTGTTTATTCACCGTATCAGACGGGGTGAACCGGTAACCGTCTATGGTGGCGATAAAGTGCTCGATTTTACCTACATCGACGATTGCATTGATGGAATTATGCGGGGAATCGTCCGTTTAATTCATGGTGAGGTGGTCAACCGCACGATTAATTTGGCCTACGGTGAGGGGAATACGCTGATCCGGGCCGCCGAACTGATCGGCGTTGCCCTGGGGCGTCACCCTGATATTATCGTCCAACCGACCAAACGGGTCGGCGAAGTGAGTCATTACGTTGCCGACATCCGGCGTGCGCGCGAGTTACTGGGGTATGAGCCGCAAGTACCTTTGGCCGAAGGTATCCGGCGCGCCGTTGCTTGGTCCACGGAGTACACACGGAATGACTGA
- a CDS encoding ATP-binding protein: MTEPQRELSVGEQVNMRVIPAERVRRWMRASAAWLSLQEPERLFPALTQSFIEVLPEIRAAILWLVRASSLQPVAQAGLTMPAALTEQWLKIKLRPGEGVAGLAWQRETTVQQHGEHGYRELQGLAPPHVQAIFQAMSDLLPRSLTVTATPLRAGHVLVGVLELIGCDAKALDVEPDDLDMIASIVAAAIRNAQLYDEIRRSNQRLKAFDAVVTSISTAADLPDLVQSVLTVVLELTPARSGALLIFDPAQECLQLSAWRNLDRAVLSSFDQVPVDTSPCAEVVRYGQPAFRPLLIERGEEALLAAGMVEAAYLPLLAGGTVTGVLALFGEVNLNRSLDKDMLMPICNQVGFAIANVRLYEDSQRERRKLHTVVESIAEGVLLCDRHGRLTLANQAAQELLDEAVLSFETPLASIPELYDLRDLDGNPLTPDDLPFTRALRGDTFYDYRLMRRKPDGSERFLSFTGAPAINEQGEVEGAVITLRDITANQKVQRAKDEFLAVAAHELRSPLAAVRSYADLLLRREQQREGDARDLHGLTILTQQVSHMLRLVDNLLDVSRLDAGQFDLQYQTVNLVTLAQQVIDQQRPSAGNRELLLETEAPELWISCDAVRIRQVLTNLLNNALKYSPAGSVVSVRVRSASLPANNAPAALISVSDQGPGIPASEQERVFQRYYRSPGRRGEGLGLGLYLSREIVQLHGGQIWIESREGQGSTFMVLLPSERPQG, from the coding sequence ATGACTGAACCACAGCGTGAATTGAGTGTTGGTGAACAGGTAAATATGCGCGTCATTCCTGCCGAGCGGGTGCGACGTTGGATGCGAGCGAGCGCGGCATGGCTGTCGTTACAAGAGCCGGAGCGACTGTTTCCGGCATTGACCCAGAGTTTCATCGAAGTACTGCCGGAGATACGAGCGGCAATTCTCTGGTTGGTGCGTGCAAGCAGTTTACAACCGGTTGCCCAAGCAGGTTTGACCATGCCGGCTGCCTTGACCGAGCAGTGGCTAAAGATCAAACTGCGGCCCGGTGAGGGGGTGGCCGGTCTGGCGTGGCAGCGCGAGACTACCGTCCAACAACACGGCGAGCATGGCTATCGTGAATTACAAGGATTGGCCCCGCCACACGTGCAGGCTATTTTTCAAGCAATGAGCGACCTGTTGCCGCGAAGTCTGACCGTCACTGCGACGCCATTGCGTGCCGGTCACGTGCTGGTTGGGGTCTTGGAGTTGATCGGTTGCGATGCGAAAGCGCTCGATGTTGAGCCGGACGATCTCGATATGATCGCCAGCATCGTGGCCGCAGCGATCCGCAATGCCCAGTTGTACGATGAGATTCGACGGAGCAACCAGCGGCTCAAGGCGTTCGATGCGGTCGTGACTTCGATTAGTACGGCTGCCGACCTGCCCGATCTCGTGCAAAGTGTGCTGACGGTGGTGCTCGAACTCACTCCGGCGCGCAGCGGCGCGCTCTTGATTTTCGATCCGGCCCAAGAGTGCCTCCAGCTTAGTGCGTGGCGTAACCTTGATCGAGCGGTCTTGAGCAGTTTCGATCAAGTGCCGGTCGATACTAGCCCGTGCGCCGAGGTGGTACGTTACGGACAACCGGCGTTCCGTCCGCTGCTGATTGAGCGCGGCGAAGAGGCGTTGCTCGCAGCCGGAATGGTGGAGGCCGCCTATTTACCACTCTTGGCGGGTGGTACGGTTACCGGAGTGCTGGCCCTGTTTGGCGAAGTCAATCTCAACCGTTCGCTCGATAAAGATATGCTGATGCCGATCTGTAATCAGGTTGGTTTTGCCATTGCGAACGTGCGTCTGTACGAAGACAGCCAGCGCGAACGACGTAAGTTGCATACTGTCGTGGAATCGATCGCCGAAGGCGTCTTGCTCTGTGATCGGCATGGACGGTTGACGCTCGCCAATCAGGCAGCGCAAGAACTGCTCGATGAGGCAGTGCTGAGTTTCGAGACACCATTAGCTTCAATCCCTGAGCTATACGATCTCCGCGATCTCGACGGCAATCCGCTCACGCCGGACGATCTGCCGTTTACGCGCGCGCTTCGCGGCGATACCTTCTACGACTACCGGCTGATGCGGCGGAAGCCCGATGGGAGCGAACGATTTTTAAGCTTTACCGGCGCCCCGGCCATTAACGAGCAAGGTGAAGTTGAAGGGGCAGTAATCACGTTACGTGATATTACGGCCAACCAGAAGGTACAACGAGCCAAAGACGAATTTCTGGCCGTGGCTGCCCACGAACTCCGTAGTCCGCTGGCGGCAGTTCGGAGTTATGCCGATCTGTTGTTACGGCGTGAACAGCAACGCGAAGGCGATGCCCGTGATCTTCACGGCTTGACGATTCTGACCCAGCAAGTGTCCCATATGTTACGACTGGTTGATAACTTGCTCGATGTCTCTCGTCTGGATGCCGGCCAATTCGATCTGCAATATCAGACGGTGAACCTCGTTACGCTTGCGCAGCAAGTCATCGATCAGCAACGACCAAGCGCCGGCAACCGAGAATTGTTGCTCGAGACTGAGGCGCCAGAATTGTGGATCTCGTGCGATGCAGTGCGCATCCGACAAGTGTTGACCAATCTCCTGAACAATGCGCTTAAGTACAGTCCAGCCGGTAGCGTGGTCAGTGTACGTGTCCGCAGTGCATCATTACCCGCTAACAATGCTCCGGCGGCGCTGATCAGTGTGAGCGATCAGGGACCGGGAATTCCGGCGAGTGAGCAAGAACGAGTCTTCCAACGCTATTATCGGTCGCCGGGTCGGCGCGGTGAAGGGCTGGGACTAGGGTTGTATCTTAGTCGGGAGATTGTGCAGTTGCACGGCGGGCAGATTTGGATCGAGAGTCGTGAAGGACAGGGAAGTACGTTTATGGTGCTCTTACCGAGTGAGCGTCCGCAAGGGTAA